The Mus musculus strain C57BL/6J chromosome 2, GRCm38.p6 C57BL/6J genome has a window encoding:
- the Myt1 gene encoding myelin transcription factor 1 isoform X4, translating into MYTFLHLGSFSVSHSQLLSEDSCPTPGCTGSGHVRGKYSRHRSLQSCPLAKKRKLEDAETEHLVSKRKSHPLRLALDEGYRMDSDGSEDAEVKDVSVSDESEGPLEEAEAEMSGQEEIHHPQTAEGKSLIKPHFDSNPTSSPSGFSKSSYSSYQGIIATSLLNLGQIAEEALVKEDSVSVAKLSPTVVHQLQDEAAMGVNSDEGEKDLFIQPEDVEEVIEVTSERSQEPCPQSLKDMVSEESSKQKGVLGHEEEGEEEEEDEEEEDEEEEEEGEEGEEEEEEEEEEEEEEDEEEEEEEEEAAPNVIFGEDTSHTSVQKASPEFRGPELSSPKPEYSVIVEVRSDDDKDEDSRSQKSAVTDESEMYDMMTRGNLGLLEQAIALKAEQVRAVCESGCPPAEQGHLGPGEPGKMAKPLDVVRKSCYSKDPSRVEKREIKCPTPGCDGTGHVTGLYPHHRSLSGCPHKDRIPPEILAMHENVLKCPTPGCTGQGHVNSNRNTHRSLSGCPIAAAEKLAKSHEKQQLQTGDPPKNNSNSDRILRPMCFVKQLEVPPYGSYRPNVAPATPRANLAKELEKFSKVTFDYASFDAQVFGKRMLAPKIQTSETSPKAFQCFDYSHDAEAAHMAATAILNLSTRCWEMPENLSTKPQDLPSKAVDIEVDENGTLDLSMHKHRKRENTFPSSSSCSSSPGVKSPDVSQRQSSTSAPSSSMTSPQSSQASRQDEWDRPLDYTKPSRLREEEPEESEPAAHSFASSEADDQEVSEENFEERKYPGEVTLTNFKLKFLSKDIKKELLTCPTPGCDGSGHITGNYASHRSLSGCPLADKSLRNLMAAHSADLKCPTPGCDGSGHITGNYASHRSLSGCPRAKKSGLKVAPTKDDKEDPELMKCPVPGCVGLGHISGKYASHRSASGCPLAARRQKEGALNGSSFSWKSLKNEGPTCPTPGCDGSGHANGSFLTHRSLSGCPRATFAGKKGKLSGDEILSPKFKTSDVLENDEEIKQLNQEIRDLNESNSEMEAAMVQLQSQISSMEKNLKNIEEENKLIEEQNEALFLELSGLSQALIQSLANIRLPHMEPICEQNFDAYVNTLTDMYSNQDCYQNPENKGLLETIKQAVRGIQV; encoded by the exons ATGTATACCTTTCTTCATCTGGGGTCCTTCTCGGTGAGCCATAGCCAGCTCCTGTCAGAGGACAG TTGTCCTACCCCAGGATGTACTGGTTCAGGACATGTGCGGGGCAAGTACTCCAGACATCGAAG CTTACAGAGTTGCCCTCTGGCCAAGAAGAGAAAACTGGAGGATGCTGAGACTGAGCACCTGGTATCCAAGAGGAAGTCACACCCTCTGAGGCTGGCTCTGGATGAGGGTTACCGCATGGACAGTGATGGCAGTGAGGATGCTGAAGTGAAGGACGTCTCTGTTTCAGATGAATCAGAAGGACCCctggaggaggctgaggctgagatgTCAGGACAGGAGGAGATTCATCACCCACAGACAGCTGAAG GAAAAAGCCTCATCAAGCCCCATTTTGACTCCAACCCCACAAGCAGCCCTTCTGGCTTCTCCAAGAGCAGCTACAGTAGCTACCAGGGGATCATTGCAACTTCCCTCCTAAATCTGGGCCAAATTGCTGAAGAGGCCCTTGTGAAGGAGGATTCCGTCTCAGTAGCTAAGTTGAGCCCCACTGTTGTTCATCAGCTTCAGGATGAGGCTGCAATGGGGGTCAACAGTGACGAGGGTGAAAAGGACCTCTTTATACAGCCAGAAGATGTGGAGGAGGTCATTGAAGTCACAAGTGAACGTTCCCAGGAGCCATGCCCCCAGTCTCTGAAGGATATGGTTAGTGAAGAGTCAAGTAAGCAGAAAGGAGTCCTAGGtcatgaggaggagggagaggaggaggaagaagatgaagaagaagaggatgaggaggaggaggaggagggagaggaaggagaagaagaagaggaggaggaggaggaagaagaggaggaggaagatgaagaggaagaggaggaggaggaggaagcagctccaAATGTTATCTTTGGGGAAGACACCTCCCATACCTCTGTCCAGAAGGCGTCTCCTGAGTTCCGAGGCCCAGAGCTATCTAGTCCTAAACCTGAGTACTCAGTCATCGTGGAGGTTCGCTCTGATGATGACAAGGATGAGGATTCACGCTCCCAGAAGTCAGCAGTCACAGATGAATCAGAAATGTATGACATGATGACCCGTGGGAATTTAGGCCTTCTGGAACAGGCCATTGCCCTGAAGGCTGAGCAGGTGCGAGCGGTCTGTGAGTCTGGCTGTCCACCTGCTGAGCAGGGCCATCTGGGCCCAGGAGAGCCAGGGAAAATGGCAAAGCCCCTGGACGTGGTGAGGAAGAGCTGCTACAGCAAAG ATCCTTCCAGGGTGGAGAAGCGTGAAATCAAGTGTCCGACACCTGGCTGTGATGGCACTGGCCATGTTACTGGATTGTACCCTCATCACCGCAGCCTGTCTGGCTGTCCCCACAAGGATAGAATCCCTCCAGAGA TCTTGGCCATGCATGAAAATGTACTGAAGTGCCCTACTCCTGGCTGCACGGGCCAAGGCCATGTGAACAGCAACCGCAATACTCACAGAAG tTTATCTGGATGTCCCATTGCTGCTGCTGAAAAATTAGCCAAATCTCATGAGAAGCAGCAATTGCAGACAGGAGATCCTCCCAAAAATAACTCCAATTCAGATCGGATCCTCAG GCCCATGTGTTTTGTGAAGCAGCTTGAGGTTCCACCTTATGGGAGCTACAGACCCAATGTGGCTCCCGCCACGCCCAGGGCCAACTTGGCCAaggagctggagaagttctccAAAGTCACCTTTGACTACGCAAGTTTTGATGCTCAGGTTTTTGGCAAACGTATGCTTGCCCCAAAGATTCAGACCAGCGAAACCTCACCCAAAGCCTTCCAAT GCTTCGATTACTCTCATGATGCTGAGGCTGCACACATGGCTGCCACAGCCATCCTGAACCTCTCCACTCGATGTTGGGAGATGCCAGAGAACCTCAGCACAAAGCCACAGGACCTCCCCAGCAAG GCTGTGGACATTGAGGTAGATGAAAATGGAACTCTGGACTTGAGCATGCATAAACATCGCAAGCGGGAAAACACTTTCCCCAGCAGTAGCAGCTGCAGTAGCAGCCCTGGTGTCAAGTCTCCTGATGTCTCTCAACGTCAGAGCAGTACCAGTGCCCCCAGCAGCTCTATGACCTCACCCCAGTCCAGCCAGGCCTCTCGCCAGGATGAGTGGGACCGTCCTCTAGACTACACCAAACCTAGTCGGCTTCGAGAGGAAGAGCCTGAGGAG tcagAGCCAGCAGCACACTCTTTTGCTTCTTCTGAAGCAGATGATCAGGAGGTGTCAGAAGAGAACTTTGAGGAGCGGAAGTATCCAGGGGAAGTCACCCTAACCAACTTTAAGCTGAAGTTTCTTTCcaaggacataaagaaggaactTCTCAC CTGTCCCACCCCCGGCTGTGACGGCAGTGGCCATATCACCGGGAACTATGCCTCCCATCGCAG cctctCTGGTTGCCctcttgctgacaagagcctcaGAAACCTCATGGCTGCCCACTCTGCTGACCTCAA GTGCCCCACACCTGGCTGTGATGGCTCTGGCCACATAACAGGGAACTATGCTTCACACCGGAG TTTGTCAGGCTGCCCACGTGCCAAGAAGAGTGGACTCAAGGTGGCGCCTACCAAGGATGACAAGGAGGACCCCGAGTTGATGAA GTGCCCAGTTCCAGGCTGTGTGGGGCTCGGCCACATCAGCGGCAAATATGCCTCTCACAGGAGTGCTTCTGGCTGCCCACTGGCTGCTCGGAGGCAGAAAGAGGGAGCTCTCAATGGTTCATCTTTCTCGTGGAAGTCGCTGAAGAATGAGGGCCCTACTTGCCCCACCCCAGGTTGCGACGGCTCTGGCCATGCCAACGGCAGTTTCCTCACCCACCGAAG TTTGTCTGGCTGTCCCAGAGCAACCTTtgctggaaagaaaggaaaactctCAGGGGATGAGATTCTCAGCCCAAAGTTCAAGACAAGTGATG TGCTGGAGAATGATGAGGAGATCAAGCAGCTAAATCAGGAGATACGAGACTTAAATGAGTCCAATTCGGAAATGGAGGCTGCCATGGTGCAGCTGCAGTCTCAG ATCTCGTCCATGGAGAAGAACCTGAAGAACATCGAGGAGGAGAACAAGCTCATTGAGGAGCAGAATGAGGCCCTGTTTCTGGAATTGTCCGGGCTTAGCCAAGCCCTCATCCAAAGTCTTGCCAATATTCGCCTTCCACACATG GAACCAATATGTGAACAGAATTTTGACGCCTATGTGAACACCCTCACTGACATGTACTCCAATCAGGACTGCTACCAGAATCCGGAGAACAAAGGCCTTCTGGAAACGATCAAGCAAGCTGTGAGGGGCATTCAGGTCTAG
- the Myt1 gene encoding myelin transcription factor 1 isoform 3 (isoform 3 is encoded by transcript variant 3), protein MTLCGSFLENEFRGKLLTQRWTQEDKTSSCRTERHFLCRYNKMSSESDDKRARTRSKTLRGPPETTGADLSCPTPGCTGSGHVRGKYSRHRSLQSCPLAKKRKLEDAETEHLVSKRKSHPLRLALDEGYRMDSDGSEDAEVKDVSVSDESEGPLEEAEAEMSGQEEIHHPQTAEGKSLIKPHFDSNPTSSPSGFSKSSYSSYQGIIATSLLNLGQIAEEALVKEDSVSVAKLSPTVVHQLQDEAAMGVNSDEGEKDLFIQPEDVEEVIEVTSERSQEPCPQSLKDMVSEESSKQKGVLGHEEEGEEEEEDEEEEDEEEEEEGEEGEEEEEEEEEEEEEEDEEEEEEEEEAAPNVIFGEDTSHTSVQKASPEFRGPELSSPKPEYSVIVEVRSDDDKDEDSRSQKSAVTDESEMYDMMTRGNLGLLEQAIALKAEQVRAVCESGCPPAEQGHLGPGEPGKMAKPLDVVRKSCYSKDPSRVEKREIKCPTPGCDGTGHVTGLYPHHRSLSGCPHKDRIPPEILAMHENVLKCPTPGCTGQGHVNSNRNTHRSLSGCPIAAAEKLAKSHEKQQLQTGDPPKNNSNSDRILRPMCFVKQLEVPPYGSYRPNVAPATPRANLAKELEKFSKVTFDYASFDAQVFGKRMLAPKIQTSETSPKAFQCFDYSHDAEAAHMAATAILNLSTRCWEMPENLSTKPQDLPSKAVDIEVDENGTLDLSMHKHRKRENTFPSSSSCSSSPGVKSPDVSQRQSSTSAPSSSMTSPQSSQASRQDEWDRPLDYTKPSRLREEEPEESEPAAHSFASSEADDQEVSEENFEERKYPGEVTLTNFKLKFLSKDIKKELLTCPTPGCDGSGHITGNYASHRSLSGCPLADKSLRNLMAAHSADLKCPTPGCDGSGHITGNYASHRSLSGCPRAKKSGLKVAPTKDDKEDPELMKCPVPGCVGLGHISGKYASHRSASGCPLAARRQKEGALNGSSFSWKSLKNEGPTCPTPGCDGSGHANGSFLTHRSLSGCPRATFAGKKGKLSGDEILSPKFKTSDVLENDEEIKQLNQEIRDLNESNSEMEAAMVQLQSQISSMEKNLKNIEEENKLIEEQNEALFLELSGLSQALIQSLANIRLPHMEPICEQNFDAYVNTLTDMYSNQDCYQNPENKGLLETIKQAVRGIQV, encoded by the exons TTGTCCTACCCCAGGATGTACTGGTTCAGGACATGTGCGGGGCAAGTACTCCAGACATCGAAG CTTACAGAGTTGCCCTCTGGCCAAGAAGAGAAAACTGGAGGATGCTGAGACTGAGCACCTGGTATCCAAGAGGAAGTCACACCCTCTGAGGCTGGCTCTGGATGAGGGTTACCGCATGGACAGTGATGGCAGTGAGGATGCTGAAGTGAAGGACGTCTCTGTTTCAGATGAATCAGAAGGACCCctggaggaggctgaggctgagatgTCAGGACAGGAGGAGATTCATCACCCACAGACAGCTGAAG GAAAAAGCCTCATCAAGCCCCATTTTGACTCCAACCCCACAAGCAGCCCTTCTGGCTTCTCCAAGAGCAGCTACAGTAGCTACCAGGGGATCATTGCAACTTCCCTCCTAAATCTGGGCCAAATTGCTGAAGAGGCCCTTGTGAAGGAGGATTCCGTCTCAGTAGCTAAGTTGAGCCCCACTGTTGTTCATCAGCTTCAGGATGAGGCTGCAATGGGGGTCAACAGTGACGAGGGTGAAAAGGACCTCTTTATACAGCCAGAAGATGTGGAGGAGGTCATTGAAGTCACAAGTGAACGTTCCCAGGAGCCATGCCCCCAGTCTCTGAAGGATATGGTTAGTGAAGAGTCAAGTAAGCAGAAAGGAGTCCTAGGtcatgaggaggagggagaggaggaggaagaagatgaagaagaagaggatgaggaggaggaggaggagggagaggaaggagaagaagaagaggaggaggaggaggaagaagaggaggaggaagatgaagaggaagaggaggaggaggaggaagcagctccaAATGTTATCTTTGGGGAAGACACCTCCCATACCTCTGTCCAGAAGGCGTCTCCTGAGTTCCGAGGCCCAGAGCTATCTAGTCCTAAACCTGAGTACTCAGTCATCGTGGAGGTTCGCTCTGATGATGACAAGGATGAGGATTCACGCTCCCAGAAGTCAGCAGTCACAGATGAATCAGAAATGTATGACATGATGACCCGTGGGAATTTAGGCCTTCTGGAACAGGCCATTGCCCTGAAGGCTGAGCAGGTGCGAGCGGTCTGTGAGTCTGGCTGTCCACCTGCTGAGCAGGGCCATCTGGGCCCAGGAGAGCCAGGGAAAATGGCAAAGCCCCTGGACGTGGTGAGGAAGAGCTGCTACAGCAAAG ATCCTTCCAGGGTGGAGAAGCGTGAAATCAAGTGTCCGACACCTGGCTGTGATGGCACTGGCCATGTTACTGGATTGTACCCTCATCACCGCAGCCTGTCTGGCTGTCCCCACAAGGATAGAATCCCTCCAGAGA TCTTGGCCATGCATGAAAATGTACTGAAGTGCCCTACTCCTGGCTGCACGGGCCAAGGCCATGTGAACAGCAACCGCAATACTCACAGAAG tTTATCTGGATGTCCCATTGCTGCTGCTGAAAAATTAGCCAAATCTCATGAGAAGCAGCAATTGCAGACAGGAGATCCTCCCAAAAATAACTCCAATTCAGATCGGATCCTCAG GCCCATGTGTTTTGTGAAGCAGCTTGAGGTTCCACCTTATGGGAGCTACAGACCCAATGTGGCTCCCGCCACGCCCAGGGCCAACTTGGCCAaggagctggagaagttctccAAAGTCACCTTTGACTACGCAAGTTTTGATGCTCAGGTTTTTGGCAAACGTATGCTTGCCCCAAAGATTCAGACCAGCGAAACCTCACCCAAAGCCTTCCAAT GCTTCGATTACTCTCATGATGCTGAGGCTGCACACATGGCTGCCACAGCCATCCTGAACCTCTCCACTCGATGTTGGGAGATGCCAGAGAACCTCAGCACAAAGCCACAGGACCTCCCCAGCAAG GCTGTGGACATTGAGGTAGATGAAAATGGAACTCTGGACTTGAGCATGCATAAACATCGCAAGCGGGAAAACACTTTCCCCAGCAGTAGCAGCTGCAGTAGCAGCCCTGGTGTCAAGTCTCCTGATGTCTCTCAACGTCAGAGCAGTACCAGTGCCCCCAGCAGCTCTATGACCTCACCCCAGTCCAGCCAGGCCTCTCGCCAGGATGAGTGGGACCGTCCTCTAGACTACACCAAACCTAGTCGGCTTCGAGAGGAAGAGCCTGAGGAG tcagAGCCAGCAGCACACTCTTTTGCTTCTTCTGAAGCAGATGATCAGGAGGTGTCAGAAGAGAACTTTGAGGAGCGGAAGTATCCAGGGGAAGTCACCCTAACCAACTTTAAGCTGAAGTTTCTTTCcaaggacataaagaaggaactTCTCAC CTGTCCCACCCCCGGCTGTGACGGCAGTGGCCATATCACCGGGAACTATGCCTCCCATCGCAG cctctCTGGTTGCCctcttgctgacaagagcctcaGAAACCTCATGGCTGCCCACTCTGCTGACCTCAA GTGCCCCACACCTGGCTGTGATGGCTCTGGCCACATAACAGGGAACTATGCTTCACACCGGAG TTTGTCAGGCTGCCCACGTGCCAAGAAGAGTGGACTCAAGGTGGCGCCTACCAAGGATGACAAGGAGGACCCCGAGTTGATGAA GTGCCCAGTTCCAGGCTGTGTGGGGCTCGGCCACATCAGCGGCAAATATGCCTCTCACAGGAGTGCTTCTGGCTGCCCACTGGCTGCTCGGAGGCAGAAAGAGGGAGCTCTCAATGGTTCATCTTTCTCGTGGAAGTCGCTGAAGAATGAGGGCCCTACTTGCCCCACCCCAGGTTGCGACGGCTCTGGCCATGCCAACGGCAGTTTCCTCACCCACCGAAG TTTGTCTGGCTGTCCCAGAGCAACCTTtgctggaaagaaaggaaaactctCAGGGGATGAGATTCTCAGCCCAAAGTTCAAGACAAGTGATG TGCTGGAGAATGATGAGGAGATCAAGCAGCTAAATCAGGAGATACGAGACTTAAATGAGTCCAATTCGGAAATGGAGGCTGCCATGGTGCAGCTGCAGTCTCAG ATCTCGTCCATGGAGAAGAACCTGAAGAACATCGAGGAGGAGAACAAGCTCATTGAGGAGCAGAATGAGGCCCTGTTTCTGGAATTGTCCGGGCTTAGCCAAGCCCTCATCCAAAGTCTTGCCAATATTCGCCTTCCACACATG GAACCAATATGTGAACAGAATTTTGACGCCTATGTGAACACCCTCACTGACATGTACTCCAATCAGGACTGCTACCAGAATCCGGAGAACAAAGGCCTTCTGGAAACGATCAAGCAAGCTGTGAGGGGCATTCAGGTCTAG
- the Myt1 gene encoding myelin transcription factor 1 isoform X7 translates to MSSESDDKRARTRSKTLRGPPETTGADLSCPTPGCTGSGHVRGKYSRHRSLQSCPLAKKRKLEDAETEHLVSKRKSHPLRLALDEGYRMDSDGSEDAEVKDVSVSDESEGPLEEAEAEMSGQEEIHHPQTAEGKSLIKPHFDSNPTSSPSGFSKSSYSSYQGIIATSLLNLGQIAEEALVKEDSVSVAKLSPTVVHQLQDEAAMGVNSDEGEKDLFIQPEDVEEVIEVTSERSQEPCPQSLKDMVSEESSKQKGVLGHEEEGEEEEEDEEEEDEEEEEEGEEGEEEEEEEEEEEEEEDEEEEEEEEEAAPNVIFGEDTSHTSVQKASPEFRGPELSSPKPEYSVIVEVRSDDDKDEDSRSQKSAVTDESEMYDMMTRGNLGLLEQAIALKAEQVRAVCESGCPPAEQGHLGPGEPGKMAKPLDVVRKSCYSKDPSRVEKREIKCPTPGCDGTGHVTGLYPHHRSLSGCPHKDRIPPEILAMHENVLKCPTPGCTGQGHVNSNRNTHRSLSGCPIAAAEKLAKSHEKQQLQTGDPPKNNSNSDRILRPMCFVKQLEVPPYGSYRPNVAPATPRANLAKELEKFSKVTFDYASFDAQVFGKRMLAPKIQTSETSPKAFQCFDYSHDAEAAHMAATAILNLSTRCWEMPENLSTKPQDLPSKAVDIEVDENGTLDLSMHKHRKRENTFPSSSSCSSSPGVKSPDVSQRQSSTSAPSSSMTSPQSSQASRQDEWDRPLDYTKPSRLREEEPEESEPAAHSFASSEADDQEVSEENFEERKYPGEVTLTNFKLKFLSKDIKKELLTCPTPGCDGSGHITGNYASHRSLSGCPLADKSLRNLMAAHSADLKCPTPGCDGSGHITGNYASHRRGPQNLRE, encoded by the exons TTGTCCTACCCCAGGATGTACTGGTTCAGGACATGTGCGGGGCAAGTACTCCAGACATCGAAG CTTACAGAGTTGCCCTCTGGCCAAGAAGAGAAAACTGGAGGATGCTGAGACTGAGCACCTGGTATCCAAGAGGAAGTCACACCCTCTGAGGCTGGCTCTGGATGAGGGTTACCGCATGGACAGTGATGGCAGTGAGGATGCTGAAGTGAAGGACGTCTCTGTTTCAGATGAATCAGAAGGACCCctggaggaggctgaggctgagatgTCAGGACAGGAGGAGATTCATCACCCACAGACAGCTGAAG GAAAAAGCCTCATCAAGCCCCATTTTGACTCCAACCCCACAAGCAGCCCTTCTGGCTTCTCCAAGAGCAGCTACAGTAGCTACCAGGGGATCATTGCAACTTCCCTCCTAAATCTGGGCCAAATTGCTGAAGAGGCCCTTGTGAAGGAGGATTCCGTCTCAGTAGCTAAGTTGAGCCCCACTGTTGTTCATCAGCTTCAGGATGAGGCTGCAATGGGGGTCAACAGTGACGAGGGTGAAAAGGACCTCTTTATACAGCCAGAAGATGTGGAGGAGGTCATTGAAGTCACAAGTGAACGTTCCCAGGAGCCATGCCCCCAGTCTCTGAAGGATATGGTTAGTGAAGAGTCAAGTAAGCAGAAAGGAGTCCTAGGtcatgaggaggagggagaggaggaggaagaagatgaagaagaagaggatgaggaggaggaggaggagggagaggaaggagaagaagaagaggaggaggaggaggaagaagaggaggaggaagatgaagaggaagaggaggaggaggaggaagcagctccaAATGTTATCTTTGGGGAAGACACCTCCCATACCTCTGTCCAGAAGGCGTCTCCTGAGTTCCGAGGCCCAGAGCTATCTAGTCCTAAACCTGAGTACTCAGTCATCGTGGAGGTTCGCTCTGATGATGACAAGGATGAGGATTCACGCTCCCAGAAGTCAGCAGTCACAGATGAATCAGAAATGTATGACATGATGACCCGTGGGAATTTAGGCCTTCTGGAACAGGCCATTGCCCTGAAGGCTGAGCAGGTGCGAGCGGTCTGTGAGTCTGGCTGTCCACCTGCTGAGCAGGGCCATCTGGGCCCAGGAGAGCCAGGGAAAATGGCAAAGCCCCTGGACGTGGTGAGGAAGAGCTGCTACAGCAAAG ATCCTTCCAGGGTGGAGAAGCGTGAAATCAAGTGTCCGACACCTGGCTGTGATGGCACTGGCCATGTTACTGGATTGTACCCTCATCACCGCAGCCTGTCTGGCTGTCCCCACAAGGATAGAATCCCTCCAGAGA TCTTGGCCATGCATGAAAATGTACTGAAGTGCCCTACTCCTGGCTGCACGGGCCAAGGCCATGTGAACAGCAACCGCAATACTCACAGAAG tTTATCTGGATGTCCCATTGCTGCTGCTGAAAAATTAGCCAAATCTCATGAGAAGCAGCAATTGCAGACAGGAGATCCTCCCAAAAATAACTCCAATTCAGATCGGATCCTCAG GCCCATGTGTTTTGTGAAGCAGCTTGAGGTTCCACCTTATGGGAGCTACAGACCCAATGTGGCTCCCGCCACGCCCAGGGCCAACTTGGCCAaggagctggagaagttctccAAAGTCACCTTTGACTACGCAAGTTTTGATGCTCAGGTTTTTGGCAAACGTATGCTTGCCCCAAAGATTCAGACCAGCGAAACCTCACCCAAAGCCTTCCAAT GCTTCGATTACTCTCATGATGCTGAGGCTGCACACATGGCTGCCACAGCCATCCTGAACCTCTCCACTCGATGTTGGGAGATGCCAGAGAACCTCAGCACAAAGCCACAGGACCTCCCCAGCAAG GCTGTGGACATTGAGGTAGATGAAAATGGAACTCTGGACTTGAGCATGCATAAACATCGCAAGCGGGAAAACACTTTCCCCAGCAGTAGCAGCTGCAGTAGCAGCCCTGGTGTCAAGTCTCCTGATGTCTCTCAACGTCAGAGCAGTACCAGTGCCCCCAGCAGCTCTATGACCTCACCCCAGTCCAGCCAGGCCTCTCGCCAGGATGAGTGGGACCGTCCTCTAGACTACACCAAACCTAGTCGGCTTCGAGAGGAAGAGCCTGAGGAG tcagAGCCAGCAGCACACTCTTTTGCTTCTTCTGAAGCAGATGATCAGGAGGTGTCAGAAGAGAACTTTGAGGAGCGGAAGTATCCAGGGGAAGTCACCCTAACCAACTTTAAGCTGAAGTTTCTTTCcaaggacataaagaaggaactTCTCAC CTGTCCCACCCCCGGCTGTGACGGCAGTGGCCATATCACCGGGAACTATGCCTCCCATCGCAG cctctCTGGTTGCCctcttgctgacaagagcctcaGAAACCTCATGGCTGCCCACTCTGCTGACCTCAA GTGCCCCACACCTGGCTGTGATGGCTCTGGCCACATAACAGGGAACTATGCTTCACACCGGAG GGGGCCACAGAACTTGAGGGAGTAG